A segment of the Crassostrea angulata isolate pt1a10 chromosome 10, ASM2561291v2, whole genome shotgun sequence genome:
TATGTACCTGTAGGACTCATTAATAATAATGATCTATCACTATGTTAACTATACTCAGTCATCCTTGGTAGGGGATCCATTTGTCTTCACTCTTTCTACGGCACTGGAGAATTACATCATCTTTTGTTTCTATGATCCGAGTCTTCAAGTTTTTTTCCCTCCTCAGTTTGTATGCTTTGCTGGCTAGCTCGCTacgtttttttttcaggtgATTTACGAGGTCTGTCCGAATTGCCATACCTTTCGGAAGAGTTGTAACCCTGGCGAGATGGAGGATCAGGTTTCGGTCTGCCATTTTTGCGAATTTCACAATGATTGCCTCCGGCGCACTCGGTTTATACGTATTAGATGGGTTCTTTGGAATCCTATGCGAATTCTGTATTATGATATCCTTGGCTTCCGAAACCCCAAGAGTTGACTCCAGACAATTGAGGACAACTTCAGTTGTATCTTCTTTATCCACTTTGGGTAGGCCATAGAACAGCAAGTTATATTTCCTCGAACGATTTTCTTGTTGGTCTATATATCTTTGCAGCTCTTCTACTTGATTCTCCAACTCTGTAATTTTTTCCTCTTGTGGCCCTATTTTCTCAGACTTCATCTGTTCGAGGTCAGTGATTCTCAGGTTCTGGTCATCTAGGGCTTTCTCTACTTCTGACAATTTCGTGCTTACATTTGATATCTTTTCCCCTAGAGACTCGAGGTTTGCATTCATGGACGTTTCCAACTTCTTAATCAGCTTCGTAAACAGTGTTTTTAAGTCCTTGTTAGACACCTCCTCACTGTCATCTACCTCCTGTGCTGCCTTAGGACTAAcgtctttctctttctctttatCGCTCTTCGTGCGTCCcatttcgaatttcctctgtcaGTTTCGAAtacactatatacatgtacgcttTGGAACCCCCAAGACCATGAATTATCACTGGAATGTCATTTATGATTGCTTAGCAAAGTTTCTGTTGAGTCCCACAcgttttaaacatatttgtcATCGAAATAAACCTCACCTTTCTTCCCCCGAAAAATTCATGCCATTTTCGGCGCGCACCAAACCGGAAgtcgagcaagaatattttgatcaataaaactatttgtttattttctaaatagaactttgtttatacacagatgacttaaaaagatttaatgcgtgtttttatgatacatatttactgaaatgcatgaaaactttctggaccgtgtagactcaattcataggcgtcggaaccgggggggggggggggctagggggggcttagcccccccactttttttacaaatttataccttaccattagaaacatagcatgatagaagGTTCAGCCCcctactttttctcgcaggaaagattattgtatctaaatttaccttgaaagattgaaaagttggattcagaagcatactaccccccccccccccccctccccagggattaggaatttcatgattttggaaagaaaatttTGGGtaagtaatttcttttttttggggaagtatgggaattacttttttctcaatatttctgaggataagtctagcccccccccccccctccccccactttcaatttgcttccgacgccagtgcaattcatgtgttctacgcgtgccttccggtttgagaattcggctgacagtaaaccaatagacggggtcacgtggccccgtctaaaaatgatatttcaaagtgaaaattttgtaaaaatagaattttggcCAATTATGGCACTAACTGATATATCAGTATTTTGATTGTTCTTTCTGTAGATAGTTTCCTGAAGTTAATGCATGTGAATACTGTTACACGAACCTGTATTGCTGTACTGATTCACATAGAAACGGCATTCATGTTGCCTTACATTAGGGAACACCCTGTTTTGCATTCATAAACTTGACCGTCAACTTTTACATATCATTAAATTAAACTATAAAGCAAGTTTTTAAATGTCGTGTTTACTAGTGTTATGTTAATTTTCAATGAGAAGgcatgtttttataaaaaaccaaaaactctCTTTTCTTTACGGTAAAATTGTATTAAAGCTGTTAAATACCCGGTAAGAAGTCAATACTATGACGCAGAGAAATTATAATATATCAGTTCATCGTTCATTTGCAAAAACCAAAAAggaaatgaaaagaaaagaaaacatattaaaacatCGATTAAAACAGCGTCGTGCGAACCTCGACAACATGTATTCTACCTGATCCTCCTCCCACGGGGGAGGGGGTGTTACAGACCAGAGCTTTACAATGAATTACGCTAAATAATGTTGCACATGAAGTGTTTGACTATTACAAGATCCAGCCATTATCAGTCCATTCAAATAATCATAGCTTAGACCAAAAGGCTTCAGTAAGCCGGCGTCTATTTCCAGGACCTTTAGGAAGTGCCCTTCCTTGTCCACAACATGTACACAGTTCTGAGTATTGAAGTTGGAGACGAGGATATTGGCCTGGTTATCGGTCGTGACCCCGCGCGGCCATAACAGTTGGAGAAATCCCAGGACAGGGCCCTTGTAGGAGAACCTGTGGCCCCCGTCCCTGTCCACCACTACCACAGCCTTCTTCTTATAGTCGGACACAATCACGTCCCCGGTCAGATTGTCAGTGATGTAAGCAGGTGCTTCGTACAGCGCGTGCCCTTCTCTGTTCTCCTCTAAACTCTGCACTTCCTGGCCGCTGTCGTTATACCGAACCACTTTGGCTTTTTTCAGTGGTACAACCATCCCTACCAACAGTGAGTTAGTTTGGCGTGAGAAATGGACACTCATTGGTACCCACGGTTTGGTTATCTCGACATAAGGGCGTAGTTTGTCCTTCATTTTCTCTGACCATTTGAGAATATTTAAGTTGGTATCTATGTAGAAAAGTTCCCCCTTGTCGTTTATCGTATGACAGCCATAGCCGTCATCACAAACAGACAACTTTCGAGTTGACTCTGTGGTGTCCAAGTCTTTACAAACCAGGTTGCTTGAATCACTGACCCATACCTGGTTCGTCCCAAAGTGAGAAATATGGCGTATACTGGTCAGTTCTGGGACGTCTATTTTCTGTCTCAGAGCCGTCTTATAAGAGGTTCTAGATGCAGGCCCCGGTGCCAAAGAAGGGTTGCCAGATGTCACAGAAGGGGTTCTAGATGTAGGCTTTGATGCCCTTGTTTCAATACGTCCAAGtaatttacaaatatcttcTCCATTCAAATCCCTCTGTTCATAAAAAGGTACCGGAAAATCGGGAACATTTGGACACCGTAATACAAGCTTTGGATGTTCTTTTACGTACGATAAAAATCGTGCTGGATAGCTTGCTGACTTTTCAAAGCCATCCAAAATCTCGCTCAGATGGGTACTGTCCGACAGAAGGTCACTTTTTGTTCTTTCAAGATCATTTAACTGAGTGCTCTGAAGGTCTTCCAATGCCTTTTTGTTTTCATCAACAAGTTCAGTTATAAGCAATTTTAATTTGGCCGCCTGGTTCTCAATGCGATTTAGTATATCCCTAAACAAAGCCCGTCTTTCTTCAAGCTCCCCGTCGACTCTGCCTTGCTGGATCTGGCAGCGAGGGAGTTCTTCGGATCGAATTCTGTAACACCATTGTCTGTAATTCTGACGATGTTCGTCATAAGCCGTCTTGATGTCCACAAGCAGGTGCCCTGAATGCCCAAGGCTCTGGACACAGGACCCACAGAGCGATACCTCGCACTCCCTACAAAAGTAGGAATACTCCTCCTGCGGGTGGGTGGAGCACTTCTCTGGGTAGATGGTGGCGTATTTCTCTCTGTATATAAGGACATCGTGAGTTTTGTGCTGTTCCTCGCAAGTTTTACAAAGATCCTCATTACACTGAACACAGAAATAAGTCACATTACTTCCACACATAGAACATTCTACGAAATGCTGGCCGCTCGATCCGTCGTCCATCATTCCACTTGGTTTGTGTTACTGTGTATCTGCCAAATGATTTGACAGAATGATCGGGAAtactttaaaacacaattttttttaaaaagactatTACCATCATGAGTGTGATATACAAATATGGATTTAAAGCAATAGGGCGCACAAGATTGAAAGTTTGCAGGAATCATCGACCCGAATCAATCCGAATCAATTggaatttaaatgtctataacctggAGATACTATTAGTATACaggtttaaagaaaaatttattcCTCACACTAAActgaaaacaagaggcccatgggccacatcgctcacctgaggaacaataggtatgataaaatcagcttaatggagtcataatacaaactatctggacaatgtacaataatacatctagatcctgtataaataaaatccattttccccctggatattcttatgtttataatcataagcCCCTTTTCTagcaggatgattttatagtcatatcatatgttgagtattgcagttctcaaaaagatccttaacaatagttaatatgtgggatataaacctacatcaaactctgaaccttcttgtgaggccaaagaattgtcctggggccaaagtctttacaattataaagaatcatctggctgatcagtttctgagaagacgatttttaaagatttactctatatattcatatgttaaacttcgaccccccattgtggctccaccctacccccgggggtcatgattttcacaactttgaatctacactacctgaggatgcttccacacaagtttcagctttgctggctgattagtttctgagaagaagatttataaagatttactctatatattcctatgttaaacttcgacccccccattgtggccccaccctacccccgggggtcatgattttcacaactttgaatctacactacctgaggatgctttcacacatgtttcagctttcctggtcttgtGGTTCATGAgcagaatatttttgaaaatttctcacaattaattttcacaactttgaatcctcttaggctaaggatgctttgtgccaagtttgattgaaattggctcagtggttcttgagaagatgttgaaaatgtgaaaagtttacagacagacggacgacagacaaaatgtgatcagaatagctcacttgagctttcagctcaggtgagctaaaaaaaaacccagctgtaaataagtaggattttgcatctATTCcgtcgtgttgctatatttagacctatactattataaaatctttttcatttcaaacatttttctattcATTCCAcgtccaacagaaaccaaataacggttataatttcaaaaatgtgcaaaatttaacaatgaaatttttactctccttgtgcgcccagattcctgccgaatcttTATTTTAAGCGCCCACTTTCTTTACTCTGCGCGAAAAAGGTTCCATTATTTGAAAAGAAACGGCGTGTATTGCTTGGTGCATTTAAATGCCCTCAAAAGtttacgggtttttttttcactgttaCTTCATCTTGTGGAAAATGTGTTCAATGATAAggtaacaataaaatgctttgttggtttatttaaaacaaaaacaaaaacacattcTTCGTTGATTCATTGGACATCTCGCGATGAATATATTAGATAGTTCTTATGAATTCTTATGTTGAAGTATTAAACGGCCGTAAGATTTTGACAAAATGGCAAtgcagaaatgtttaaaatttaaaagtggcAATGTTAAAGTGTTTATTCTTAACGATCGTAAGATTATGCTTATCGATCAAAAGATGTTGGCAAGATGGCATTGGTTAAGTGTTCACACTTAATTAACAATGGCTAGTTGGCAATTTTTGTGTTTAACGGTCGTAAGATGACATCATTGTGCCAAACGTTAACAACTGTAAGATGTTGAAATAAGGGAGTTCAAACCTAGTTGATTCAACCATTAGTAAAATAATTAATGgtttcattgaattttttttcaattggaGACGTAAAAGATAACAGACTAGATGGttatatggttaaaaaattagACAAGATGGTTCCTTTGTATGCTCTGAGCTCGAGAATGAAAGCAATACACAAAAATGTCTCATAGAAGTTATAATTCATTGATAGCTGAATGGTTTCATAAATTAAGTGATTTGACTCGAGGCTCGTAGGCAACACAGACAAAATCAATATACCGAATGATTCTAAGCAACATTTGAACAAAATGGTTCTAGTTTTTTATGAGTGTTATTATTCAATGTTATGTTCTAATTCGAACTATCTCAaacgaacataaaatatttacaaccttATTCAATCATAACAACACTGATTATGGGTAAGTGCTCCAAGACTAGCgcatttattcaataaaatacataGATACCGCGTTAATATATGTCGAATTCTTGGGACAAAACTCATTAtctgcaacagaaatattatagcattatgcattttattaatattttgtgcaATCAAACCCAATACATGAATGATTATGTATAAGTGGGTGGGCGGGTGGGTGCAAAGCGTGTAAACAGCGCTAAGTCTTGAGCTCGAATAACTTAAAATCACAAAGCATACCAGTCATGCCCTAATAACTGGTCTAACCAGTATTACTACGCGTAAACCACCCTTAGTAAACAAACTATAAATAGCAAACCACGTGCTCGATAAAACGTTGTTATATctttcaacctgaattaaatatatttatgttctAATTCGAACTATCTCAaacgaacataaaatatttacaaccttttttttttttttaaaccttttatTGTCCCATCACTTAATATAAAGCAATATATTTGGTGCCAGGGTTGGGGCCCTGGGATCACCAAGCACTAAGTTACATacagttatatataaatatataaacttgTACACTTTCGTGAGAGGTTTTTCTCTTTAACATTTATACATCATTCATCCAAACACATGCATATGAAAATATGTAGACAACTATAATTTTACGTTAATCTTGCTTTTGCAATAGATAATTGTATTACATCATCTGTAActgcataaaaaataatgatcctttttcttaaaacattatCAGGTTCCATCGCTTGTTAAAACTTTCCAtgtcaccatttttttttataaatatgtttctcaCAGTGAAAGTAATAAACAATTTCCTCTTTAACCCTTTCAAATGAGGGTTTACAATTCTTGCTCCTACttctataaatatgttttttaattatgcatattattaaattaaatatattataatacttaTAGTATTTTCCTAACAAAACATCAACTTTGTTTAGAGATATATCTATTCCAAACTGTTCTTTGAACCAAATCAATGCATTTTcccaaatattttcaacaaattcacATTCCCAGAAAAGATGACACAGTGTTTCTGGATATATCTTACAAAAACTACATAAATTTGTATTGGTAATGccaattttacataagaatgtatTCGTTGCTAAGATTCtatgtataattctataatTGAACCATCTTAATTGTATATCATTGGTtatcttaaaaaacaaaatattttgttttttccacCAAGAGTTGTCAacatttaagtttaaaatattttcccatTTGATTTCACTTTTTGGCTTTCTGTACttctgattaataaaaacatcatAGAAATCTCTACCACCTTGTTTGCTTTTTGTAATCAATTGTAAGAATTTTGGGAAAAAAGGTTGacttctttgaatattatcatAGTCATAATTCAAATGTAATTTTCTAATACAATCAATTACtccaaaaaataatgtaaatggtGTTTTTAGatcaaattttgtacaaaattcatgaTATCCTAGCAAGGTTCCGTCCgtattgtaaaaatcaaaaacaaactgAATACCCTTTTTTAACCATGATCTATAACAGACACTTTTGCTGTTTATACATATATCTTGATTATACCATACTGGACTTAAAACAGATGTCAGATTATCAATGCATAGCCTTAAGTCTGATAAAGCTGAGAAAACATCAATCCAAAAAGCATTCTTGACATCTTTCTTAAACTTTCTATAAAAATCTACACCATATATAGCTAGATAACTTATATCTGGAATTAAATCCTTTATTAAATGCTTCCATTGTGAACTACaggaattatcaaaatatctgcgAATCCAtgtgatttttaaacttttacaaAAAGAGTCAAGACATGTCATTCTCATGCCGCTGTATTCATAACTTTGGCATATAATGTTTTTAGCTACCCTTGCTGTTTTGTTATTCCAtatataattaaacaataagttttcaatttctttgagtTTTTCTTTAGGTGGGCTTGGTAGCGTCATCAATAAATGACTGAATTTGGGTATAAGCAAAGTCTTTACTACTGTTATGCGGCCTGCAGTAGTTAAAATCCTTCTTGACCatgatgatattaatttcttaactaattcaatttttggcaaaaaatttaaatcaaacataGTATTTGTATCTAAGTCTATGCAATATGTAACACCTAAGACTGTAAATGGTTCCTGTGACCACATTaggtttttgtatttttcatataaattattgCCAGTATAAGCAGTAGATCCAATCTTTATACATTGTGTTTTATCATAGTTTGGTTTCAATCCAGAAAATTTGGAATACTGGTTGACTAAAGATAAAGTTGACCTGATGGAGTCCTCTGACCCATCCATGAATAAGACAGTATCATCAGCATATAGTAATAATTTGTATTCCTTATCTTCAATAACAATTCCCTTAATTAGATTATTATTTCTAATCATTATACCCATTATTTCTGCGCAAAGTAAGAACAAGTATGGTGAAATTGGGTCCCCTTGTCTACAACCTCGTcccatatgaaaaaaatcagaaaaaataccattttgaatAACACATAATTTAGGCtctttaaacaaaatctttatccactttataaaattttcaccaaaattaaaaaaatgcaatactttgtaaataaatttccaagagatagaatcaaatgctttttcaaaatcgaCCAGAAGAATAAGACCAGGATTATTATATTCCTTACAATAGTGCATAATGTCATACAATAATCTAGAGTTTTCTCCTATGTATCTACCAGCAAGAAAGCCCTTTTGATTTTCGTGAATTATTTTCGTTAAAGTTGGTTTCATTCGATTCGCCAAGACACTAGAAAGCAGTTTATATGTAATATTCAGTAAGGTGATTGGTCGCCAGTTTTTTAGAGATTCCCTTGGCTTAT
Coding sequences within it:
- the LOC128166715 gene encoding RING finger protein 207-like, coding for MMDDGSSGQHFVECSMCGSNVTYFCVQCNEDLCKTCEEQHKTHDVLIYREKYATIYPEKCSTHPQEEYSYFCRECEVSLCGSCVQSLGHSGHLLVDIKTAYDEHRQNYRQWCYRIRSEELPRCQIQQGRVDGELEERRALFRDILNRIENQAAKLKLLITELVDENKKALEDLQSTQLNDLERTKSDLLSDSTHLSEILDGFEKSASYPARFLSYVKEHPKLVLRCPNVPDFPVPFYEQRDLNGEDICKLLGRIETRASKPTSRTPSVTSGNPSLAPGPASRTSYKTALRQKIDVPELTSIRHISHFGTNQVWVSDSSNLVCKDLDTTESTRKLSVCDDGYGCHTINDKGELFYIDTNLNILKWSEKMKDKLRPYVEITKPWVPMSVHFSRQTNSLLVGMVVPLKKAKVVRYNDSGQEVQSLEENREGHALYEAPAYITDNLTGDVIVSDYKKKAVVVVDRDGGHRFSYKGPVLGFLQLLWPRGVTTDNQANILVSNFNTQNCVHVVDKEGHFLKVLEIDAGLLKPFGLSYDYLNGLIMAGSCNSQTLHVQHYLA